GACTTGGGAGGGCACAATCTGGTAGGAGACGCTGCCATTGAGGCCCAAGTCAGGGTCTCTGGCCGAGACTGAGAGGAGGTAGGCCCCTGGGGTGTTGTTCTCCTGCACGATGACCTGATAATAGGGCTTGGAGAAGTGGGGATGGTTGTCATTCTCATCAGTGATCTTGACAGTGAAGGACTTGGtggcctgcagggagggaatgcCATTGTCCCTGGCCTGGATGGTGAGGTTGTACTGGTCCCTCTGCTCCCGGTCCAGCCGCCCATCCACCAGGATGGTGGAGAAGCTCTCGTACTCCTGCAGTCGAAAAGGCACATTGCCCAGGAGCTTGCACTGCACCCGCCCATTGGCCCCGGAGTCACGATCCGACACCCGCACCAGGGCGATGACGTACCCCGGTGGGGCGTTCTCGCTCACCTCCACCAGCTCGCTGTTCACAGAGAGAAGGTTGATGAGGGGAGGGTTGTCATTGGCATCCTGGACACTGATGGTCACTTtgcaatgggcagggatggagttAGGCCCCAAGTCCTTGGCCTGCACATCCAGCTCATAGACGTGACCCTCCTCGTAGTCAATGGCACCGCTCACCGTGATGAGGCCGCTCTGGGGGTCGATTTGGAAGAGTTCCCGGGCCCGCTCAGAGACATAGCTGTGGAAGGAGTAGAGGACCTGGCCGTTGGTGCCCTCGTCCGGGTCAGAGGCGTTGAGGCGGATGACTGGCGTACCCGGTGGGGCATTTTCAGGCACACTGACGGTGTAGGCCGGCTCCTCAAAGAGTGGGTTGTTGTCATTGGAGTCAATAACACGGATACTGAGCTCCACTGTGCCAAAGTTGGGTGGGTCACCACCATCCAGTGCCGTGATTACGTAGCTATAGTGGGACTGGGTCTCACGATCCAGGCTTTTCTCCaccaccagctcagcaaaacGGGACCCATCACCCCGTGTCTTGGTCTCCAGCCCAAAGAGGTCATTGGGGGTGATCTCATAGCTCTGCACACCAAAGCTGCCCGAGTCCGGGTCATAGGCACTCTCCAGTGGCACCCGTGTGCCAGGGCTGGCCGTCTCTGAGATCTCCAGCTCGATCTGGTCAGTGGGGAAGCTGGGCGCATTGTCGTTGAGGTCCTTGATCTCCAGCTTGATCACGCAGATCTCCATGGAGCTGGACATCACCTCCAGCGAGATGACGCATTTGGGGCTCTGTCGGCACAGCAGGTCCCGGTCAATCTTCTGCTTGGTTACCAGCAGCCCTGACCCGGGGCTGATGTCCACCAGGTGAGGGGCCGAGTTGGAGACCACCCTGAAGGCGGCGGGTTGCCGGGGGTCCAGCACGAAACCAGCGTCCCGGGCGTCCTTGGCGACGTTGGCGATCACCGTGCCGGCCCGCTGCTCCTCCTCCACCGAGTACTTGAGGTTGACGAGCGCCCCGGCGCCAGCCCACAACAAGGCGGCCCCCAACAGCGCCGGGAGAGCCCCCATCGCCGCGCCGCCCCCTCCGCCCGCCGCGCCGCGCCCCGACGGCCGACGGCCGCCCGCCTCAGGCGCCCGCCGCGCTCATGCGGGCAGCGCCCGCCGGGCTGCCCCGGCGCCGGGCGGGCGGACGGGCGGGTGCGGGCACCGGAGCCGCGGTCCCCCGGTGCACACGCCAACGCCGCCCGCTCAGGCGCTCCGCGCCGGCGGCGCCAAGGAAGGGCCAGGCATGGCGAGCGGGTGCGTGGTTGCCAAGTCGAGCAGTACCGAGCCGAGCCGTGCAGCGCCGAGCGGAGCCGAGCCGAGCGAGCCGCGCCGAGCCACAAGCCGAGCCGAGTCGAGCCGAGCCCGCTCCCGCCGGCGCTCGCTGCGGCGGCCGCGCGCCACTGCCCGCAGTCCGGAGCGCcggcgggcggcgcgggggcgggcggcgcgggggcAGCGGCCAATGGGAGCTTGGGGGCGGGGTCGGGGAGCAGAGCCGCCGCCAATGGGAACGCGTTGCCGGCTGGGAGGCGGAGCCagggcggggccgggagcggagCGGGCGCGGGTACGGCAAAGcggggcgggacgggacgggacgggacgagACGGGATGCCGGGAGCGCGATGCCGCTTCTGCCCCCGCTTCCCCGTGCCGTTGAGCTCGCCCTGCTGCCCGGGAGCTGCCGGCGCTTTGTCAGCGCGGCCGCGGTCACTGGCTGTTCCTACTTCAGCGCCGCGGGCCCGCATGGGGCGGTGGCGGGTCCCTGCGGTCAGTGGGAGAACCACCGGCTCCGCGCGGAGCGCCCCCAGGCCCGTTCGGTCACTTTCGCTCTTGGGCAGGAGCGAGCCCGCCCCGCCGGCAGTGTCCCTGGGAGCCGGCACAGGCGCCAGGAACGCCAGGCGCTCCCGCGAGGCTCTAGCCTCGCCAGCGCTCGATGCTCCCTGCTGACCCCTGGGCAGGTTACCGCGGTGCCATCTCCTCCTAAGAACGAAATAAAGCGTCCCGGTGTCCTGAGTGCCGTTGCCTCACCTCAGGTCTCCGCGCGCGCCGTTCGCAAGGTCCCGGAGTCTCGTCACGGGGACCGGGGAAGGTGTCACTGGGACGGGGTGGAGGCGCGGCCCTGGAGCATCGCGGGCAATGGTGGCGCCCGGCTCGGAAAGCTCCTAGCACGCCGTTCCCCGGCCCTGGGTTAAAGAGGGACCGGTTCCTGCGCACCCATTCGGCGAACCGCCCCGCAGCCCACCCGTCGGTCGCGGCCCTCCGGCGAGAAGGGCAGCGGGGTGGGGGCCCAGCGGATCTGTGGCGGCACAGGCCCCGTCGGGGCGGTTGGCGGCGGGAATCGACACCCGGAGGGCGCAGCGCCCCGCGGGCTCACCGCGGTGTCcccacggcccggcccggccctgcccgctcGGCCCGGCCGCGCCGTCGGGCCCCGCCGCACCTTCCCGGCACAACGGCGCCATCTCGCGGCTGCCGCGGGCGAAGCGGCGGGACCAGCCCGTACCGCGCACGGCGGGACCAGCACCCCCGGCGGGCCACCTCGGGTGGCACGGCACGGCCACGGGCCGCCACACGGCTGGAAGAGCCCTCTAGAGCGTGATTGGGGCACCCCCTGCCACCAGGGACACCGTTCCCTGCGACAGCATCCATCCATGGTTACAATCCTCCGGGCAGCGTCCATCCACGGACACCATCCCCCGGGACAGCATCCATCCGCAGACACCATCTCCCGGGACAGCAGCATCCGTTCAGAGACACGCTCCCTGTATTTCCATCGTGGACAACATCCATCCAGCGGCACCACTGTCTCCAGGGCCACCACTATCTCCAGGGCCACCGTGCCCCAGGACTGCATTCTTTCACAGCCACCATCCCATGGGATGGCGCCTGTTTAAGGTTACTGTGCCACGGAACGCTCGAGGGGAATCCATCTCCTTCCCGGGGAACATGGGGAGGACCCAggtcccttctgctgctcccgCTGCCGTGCCCCGGAGGAGGAGTGGGACATAAGCAGACAGTGGAAAATGCCTTTGCCAGGTGTTCCTTACCCgctctggaaagcagcagcataGGTCACTGTGACCCAAGGGGGAGTAGGGGTGGGACATGAGGAGGTGGcaggtggggacagcaggaggggGCAAAGCCTTTTCAAAGTCTTTCAcgaaaaaattaattctgatgACTTGAACTGTGCCATGTGAATTGAAAACCTGGCTGAGGGATCATAAACAAAGGGTAATTAGAAGCAAGGGGAGGTGTTTATGGGGTACTGCAGGGATCTAGGTTAGGGCTGCTCTCATTTAATACCCTCATTAATGACCTGGAAAGAGGGAGTAAACTACACATTAATGAATTTGGCAGATGATGCTATACTGGGAGGTGCTGTGAGCTCCAGCAAGCATAGAAAATTAACACAAAAAGGGCCTAGTGAGATTAGAAATATGGGCAGGAAGCAGCTAAAGGAGCTGTGCCTTGGACAGATGTGAGTGAACATGGCTGGAAGGCAAAGGCAAGCAGGAGCCAacagcaggatgggcagtgtTGGCTAAGCCAAGTACCAGAGCAAACCCCAGTGAAGGGCCTGGGGGTCAGCAAGTGGGACATAGAAGGCTGCTGTGCATaagagcagcagggacagatcAGCCACTGGTGTTTGGGCCCTGCACATCCAAGGGTGCCAGGGAGGCACTGGGAGGCTCAGGTGTGGCCGGAGCCGGAGTGTGGGGCTCCCTCGACACAGACGTGTTGGCGGCAGTTCAGAGGGAAGCCACACAAATGATCAAAGGCACAGAGAGACTGATTTCTGAAAGAAGATTAAAAggcttaaatatatatattgctTGGTTAAGAGCTGTCCATGGGGAGACAAACTAAGAGCCTTACAGATCTGGTCGGAGTAAatagagagggagggaaggaattaTTTAATAGAGTACAAGGGGCATCACCAGAAGGGATGACAGGAAATGAAGAAATGGAGCATTTAGGTTGAAtgtcacaggggaaaaaatcccctcTGCTGACAGTGAAAATTATGAGGCTGCGACGTGGTTCCCTGGAGGGAGAAAGTTCTGTGGCTTGAGATATTTAAAACCAGACAGGATCAGTCTGAATATAAAGGCGCCTGGGATCAGCCACTGGCAGGGGTTGTGTGGAGGAgtgagagctgggcagggatgcaTCTCATTTCCCAGccctttttttcactgaaatgctgCCATATATCacatatttaaaagatatgcatttttttatttattgcataTATGTAGCTCTGCTACTGTAGAGGAAGTCAGTGACATGATAGATgttgtgccaggcagggctgaaAATGCCTTGAAATGTGAGAAACTCACCTCCATAGGGGTAATGGTAATGGAAGGGGATTAGGGGTGGGTTAGTGATAGGTATGAGGTTGCCGAGTGTAGAATTTGCACAATGGGATGTACCCTGGAGCATGAAGTCTCCTGTAGGTTTGGCTTCTGCAGAACATCTCCTATCTCAATGGCTTTCTACAGGGTGCTCTCCAGTTGTCCAAGAAGAAGCCAGGCCATAGCTGGCCAGTCACACATTACTCATAACCCTCTTTAACGCTCCATCCTTTCACCTCCAGCTAATCCTCAGTTTGCCAGAGGCCGTGACAAGATCCCTTTGGAACAAAACAGGCATCGATTGCAGTCTCACCCCTCCCCATCTCCCGCCTCACTGGAGGTCTGTGCGTGTTGTCAACAAAATGGATTAATAGTCCTATTATCAGTTCAGATGGATGGCCAGGGTAAGGAGAAAACATCGCGTCCCAGGGAACTCAAGTAGGCACATTAATAAAGATGCCACACGTTGGCTCTGAAATCTAAAAGCTTCGCTCCACTTCTTGCAACACAATTAGTTTATCCAAAGCCCAACACTCCTGTTGCAATACACCTGATGATGCCCCTAACATCAATACCTGATGGCCTGGCTGGGAGAGAGCTGTTGACATGGTGGCCCTCATGTTTCCCTTGGCCAAACCTTCTGCAAGAGCTCTCCATACCAAAGAGCAGCCCATTTTGTAACACCCCCCTCTCATCCTGCTGCCACTGGAGCGCTGCATCATCCCCCTTGGAGCCAGCTTGGTGCCCCCTAGCATCAAGCTGGGGGTCTAGAGTGGACAAAGGGCCAGCCTggaggctgaggagcagcacagcaccgTGACCTGTCAGTCACTAACCTCATTGATGGGTCCAGGCAGCATGGAGTAGAGATATTGGTTCTGCCCATGCTGTAGAATAAGTAAAGCTTTAAATCAAAAGCAAGTGTTTCAGCTTGCAGCCCTTTGTTTGAGTG
Above is a window of Pithys albifrons albifrons isolate INPA30051 chromosome 14, PitAlb_v1, whole genome shotgun sequence DNA encoding:
- the PCDH19 gene encoding protocadherin-19 isoform X3, with the protein product MGALPALLGAALLWAGAGALVNLKYSVEEEQRAGTVIANVAKDARDAGFVLDPRQPAAFRVVSNSAPHLVDISPGSGLLVTKQKIDRDLLCRQSPKCVISLEVMSSSMEICVIKLEIKDLNDNAPSFPTDQIELEISETASPGTRVPLESAYDPDSGSFGVQSYEITPNDLFGLETKTRGDGSRFAELVVEKSLDRETQSHYSYVITALDGGDPPNFGTVELSIRVIDSNDNNPLFEEPAYTVSVPENAPPGTPVIRLNASDPDEGTNGQVLYSFHSYVSERARELFQIDPQSGLITVSGAIDYEEGHVYELDVQAKDLGPNSIPAHCKVTISVQDANDNPPLINLLSVNSELVEVSENAPPGYVIALVRVSDRDSGANGRVQCKLLGNVPFRLQEYESFSTILVDGRLDREQRDQYNLTIQARDNGIPSLQATKSFTVKITDENDNHPHFSKPYYQVIVQENNTPGAYLLSVSARDPDLGLNGSVSYQIVPSQVRDMPVFTYVSINPNSGDIYALRSFNHEQTKAFEFKVLAKDGGNPSLQSNATVRVIVLDVNDNTPVITAPPLVNGTAEVYIPRNAGVGYLVTVVKADDYDEGENGRLSYEMVEGDRGFFEIDQVNGEIRTTRAFGENAKTAYELIVVAHDHGKTSLSASALILIYLSPALDAQESIGSVNLSLIFIIALGSIAAILFVTMIFVAVKCKRDNKEIRTYNCRIAEYSYGHQKKSSKKKKISKNDIRLVPRDVEETDKMNVVSCSSLTSSLNYFDYHQQTLPLGCRRSESTFLNVESQNNRNAGSNHIYHHTFTGQSPQQPDLIINGMPLPETENYSFDSNYVNSRAHLIKSSSTFKDLEGNSLKDSGHEESDQTDSEHDVQRGLYCDTAVNDVLNTSVPSMGSQGPEQGFWSGGGR